The Myxococcaceae bacterium genome includes a region encoding these proteins:
- the thiD gene encoding bifunctional hydroxymethylpyrimidine kinase/phosphomethylpyrimidine kinase, which translates to MKRVLTIAGSDSGGGAGIQADLKTISAIGCYGATAITALTSQNTRGVKGVFPVEPSFIQEQIEAVLEDIGADAIKLGMLYNANVVEIVANCLKRYPAIPVVIDPVMISQSGHRLLENDAILALREYLFPRAYLLTPNLDEATALVGEHHVESMAHKILSIGPKAVLIKGGHRNTRTFDHAEDYLLKFGKTQGTYFRSSWIRTRNTHGTGCTLSAAIACYVAFGHPLSEAVALAKSYLNGAMNRSSPYSIGAGAGPVCHHWKILG; encoded by the coding sequence ATGAAGCGTGTCTTAACGATCGCTGGCTCCGATTCTGGTGGGGGAGCCGGAATTCAAGCCGATCTTAAGACCATTTCGGCCATTGGCTGCTACGGAGCAACTGCCATTACAGCTTTGACTTCTCAAAATACAAGAGGCGTTAAAGGGGTTTTTCCGGTCGAGCCTAGTTTCATTCAAGAACAAATCGAAGCGGTCCTGGAGGATATTGGGGCTGATGCCATTAAATTGGGAATGCTTTACAACGCCAATGTGGTTGAGATCGTAGCCAATTGTTTGAAGCGTTACCCAGCGATTCCAGTGGTGATTGACCCGGTGATGATTTCACAATCCGGGCATCGTCTTCTTGAAAACGATGCCATACTCGCTTTGAGAGAGTATTTATTTCCCAGAGCCTATCTTCTGACGCCTAATCTTGACGAAGCGACTGCTTTGGTTGGCGAGCATCACGTCGAGAGCATGGCACATAAGATTCTTTCAATAGGACCTAAGGCTGTGCTGATCAAAGGGGGTCATCGGAATACGCGTACCTTTGATCACGCAGAGGATTATTTGCTGAAATTTGGTAAAACTCAAGGAACCTATTTTCGTTCTTCTTGGATTCGAACCCGCAACACTCATGGAACAGGCTGTACTCTATCTGCAGCCATTGCGTGCTATGTTGCGTTCGGACATCCTCTCAGTGAAGCTGTAGCCCTCGCAAAATCCTATTTGAATGGGGCCATGAATCGCTCAAGTCCGTATTCGATAGGTGCCGGAGCCGGCCCTGTTTGTCATCATTGGAAGATCCTAGGATGA
- the thiM gene encoding hydroxyethylthiazole kinase encodes MNLDFHSIVRDLELVRRNKPLVLNLTNFVSAGWVANGLLAIGAAPVMSQAEEEIEELVASSDSLVLNIGTADRMMVGVMKRALRQASQLGKPVVLDPVGAGATPCRTRIVQELLEIGGVCVVRGNPSEVAALAGGKSTTRGVETSLLPAEALEYAYSINQQYGCVVVVSGPDDLIVQSQGTARLYNGTAMMARITGMGCLASAMIAAFCAVQPVLFSASLHAMASICIAGEKAASTGCGLGSYQTVFLDVLANLDEEIVKSLLAVECL; translated from the coding sequence ATGAATTTGGATTTTCATTCGATTGTTCGTGATTTGGAGTTGGTAAGGCGCAACAAGCCGCTGGTCTTAAATTTAACTAACTTTGTTTCTGCGGGTTGGGTTGCGAATGGATTGTTAGCCATAGGGGCTGCACCTGTGATGTCGCAGGCAGAAGAGGAAATAGAGGAACTCGTCGCTTCTTCAGATTCGCTGGTCTTAAATATCGGCACAGCCGATCGAATGATGGTTGGAGTCATGAAGCGCGCACTTCGTCAAGCGTCTCAACTTGGAAAGCCTGTGGTTCTAGACCCGGTTGGAGCAGGTGCCACACCCTGCAGAACCCGGATTGTTCAGGAGTTGCTTGAAATCGGAGGCGTTTGTGTGGTTCGTGGAAATCCTTCTGAAGTCGCTGCATTAGCGGGAGGGAAATCAACGACTCGAGGAGTTGAGACTTCGTTGTTGCCAGCCGAAGCGCTGGAGTACGCCTATTCAATCAATCAGCAATATGGTTGTGTCGTGGTGGTTAGTGGTCCGGATGATTTAATCGTTCAGAGCCAAGGAACCGCTCGACTTTACAATGGAACAGCGATGATGGCTCGTATCACGGGCATGGGCTGCTTAGCCTCTGCCATGATAGCGGCTTTTTGTGCTGTTCAACCCGTTTTGTTTTCAGCCTCTCTTCATGCAATGGCTTCGATTTGCATTGCAGGTGAGAAAGCAGCTTCAACGGGCTGTGGTCTAGGAAGCTATCAAACAGTCTTTCTGGATGTTTTAGCAAATTTGGATGAAGAAATAGTCAAGTCATTGTTAGCAGTGGAGTGTTTATGA
- the coaD gene encoding pantetheine-phosphate adenylyltransferase: MRSVIYPGNFDPITNGHLDIIQRATSAFDHVVVALTQNSSKTPTFSLEKRFELIQVCTSEFKNVEIDSFQGLLVDYAKSRHIKTILRGLRAISDFEYEFMMANMNRRIADDIETVFMMTRETNFYVSSKLVHEVARLGGNVESMVPKAVSEALSHLTKASN; the protein is encoded by the coding sequence ATGCGAAGCGTCATTTATCCCGGAAATTTTGATCCTATTACCAACGGCCATCTGGACATCATTCAGCGCGCCACATCGGCGTTCGATCATGTTGTCGTTGCTCTCACGCAAAATTCGAGCAAAACGCCTACTTTTAGTCTCGAAAAACGTTTCGAACTGATACAAGTTTGCACCAGCGAGTTTAAGAACGTCGAGATCGACTCCTTTCAAGGTCTTTTGGTCGATTACGCGAAATCACGCCACATTAAAACAATTTTACGGGGCTTGAGAGCAATCAGTGACTTCGAATATGAATTCATGATGGCAAACATGAACCGCCGAATTGCAGATGATATCGAAACCGTCTTTATGATGACTCGTGAAACTAATTTTTATGTATCCTCTAAATTGGTGCATGAAGTTGCTCGCTTGGGAGGAAACGTGGAATCCATGGTCCCCAAAGCGGTTTCAGAAGCTCTATCCCATTTGACAAAAGCCTCGAATTAG
- a CDS encoding bifunctional folylpolyglutamate synthase/dihydrofolate synthase produces MRLLLSRVGNPHRGFSSLHVAGTNGKGSTCAFAFSILREQGYKVGLYTSPHLACARERIAMNGCMISEADFARLQAILPQGGTFFERLTVMAFLYFAEQKVDMAVIEVGLGGRLDATNVLTPLAVGISRIGLDHQEWLGDNLLEIAAEKAGILKPGVPACWSPQEPEVDAVFCRMGGSNAYQSIEPSWELGLKGSFQSQNASLAVSLIRSAGIDVSSRAIQDGLRKTRWPCRYEWISENPKVLIDGAHNPDGTQTLIDSLREDLGDSLSEAVLWIGCTQGHSVEDIAALWYEVSPKLSVRVGQSRVPRAVPAAELRALFQQVGFQDVCEATETFESDRIHIITGSLYWSGEVRNRFVPMIQDPFLGFY; encoded by the coding sequence ATGCGTCTTTTATTATCCCGTGTTGGGAACCCTCACAGAGGCTTCTCCTCTTTGCATGTGGCTGGTACAAATGGCAAAGGAAGCACCTGTGCTTTTGCGTTTTCGATTTTAAGAGAGCAAGGGTACAAAGTCGGGCTTTACACAAGTCCGCACCTTGCTTGCGCGAGAGAACGAATTGCAATGAATGGATGCATGATCTCGGAAGCTGATTTTGCACGTTTACAAGCGATACTCCCCCAAGGAGGCACGTTTTTTGAGCGGTTGACGGTGATGGCGTTCCTTTATTTTGCAGAGCAAAAAGTTGACATGGCTGTGATCGAAGTAGGTTTGGGAGGACGACTGGATGCTACCAATGTCCTGACCCCTTTGGCTGTTGGGATCTCAAGAATTGGATTGGATCATCAAGAGTGGCTAGGAGACAATTTACTGGAAATAGCAGCTGAAAAAGCTGGCATCCTAAAGCCAGGAGTACCTGCTTGTTGGAGCCCTCAAGAGCCTGAAGTAGACGCTGTTTTTTGCCGAATGGGAGGAAGCAATGCTTACCAATCGATTGAACCGTCATGGGAGTTGGGACTCAAAGGCTCGTTTCAATCTCAAAACGCGAGCTTGGCTGTGAGCTTGATTCGATCGGCAGGGATCGATGTGTCTTCAAGAGCGATTCAAGATGGGCTTCGAAAAACAAGATGGCCGTGCCGATATGAGTGGATCTCAGAAAATCCAAAAGTATTGATCGATGGCGCGCATAACCCGGATGGCACCCAAACGCTGATTGACTCTTTACGCGAGGATCTGGGAGACTCTTTATCGGAGGCTGTTCTTTGGATCGGTTGTACCCAAGGGCATTCGGTCGAAGACATAGCGGCTTTATGGTATGAAGTGAGTCCAAAGCTATCCGTGCGCGTTGGGCAGTCTCGTGTGCCGAGAGCGGTTCCTGCAGCAGAGCTCAGAGCCTTGTTTCAACAGGTTGGATTTCAAGACGTCTGTGAAGCGACGGAAACTTTTGAATCCGATCGAATCCATATCATCACAGGATCGCTTTATTGGTCAGGAGAGGTGCGGAATCGTTTTGTTCCCATGATTCAAGATCCGTTCTTGGGTTTCTATTAA
- a CDS encoding cytochrome d ubiquinol oxidase subunit II, which yields MWTPEYLLAAVLWIALCIYMLTAGADFGGGILDLLSFGPHRAEKRKLIANQIAPIWESNHIWLIIIVVLLFVCFPLVFETISIVLHIPLTLVLVGIILRGCSFIFRAYDLPNSQTQKTWGFIFGIASLLTPFMLGICLATIASGQIPTLPSPTFIDGSWGTSRQIIDQDFYFYFIGPWLQKFPVIIGFLTLSLCGLLSSLYLVLRANSEKLKNDFRKFGILFEVLTAVSLLIAIFTSRTDAPRLHEALLYEDWSLALQALTFLSAIVLFSALRKGYDRVAQLAGISQVLLVLLGWALGQFPYLIVDTHTILDSAASRAILNPVLIALGVGACALIPSFIWLYRLFSPTKPV from the coding sequence ATGTGGACGCCTGAGTATTTACTGGCGGCGGTTTTATGGATCGCCTTGTGCATCTACATGCTCACAGCAGGAGCTGATTTTGGAGGAGGAATCCTGGATCTTCTCTCATTTGGACCACACCGGGCAGAAAAAAGAAAGCTGATCGCAAATCAGATCGCGCCCATTTGGGAATCGAACCATATTTGGCTAATTATCATCGTGGTTCTTCTATTTGTGTGTTTTCCACTCGTTTTTGAAACCATCAGCATTGTTCTCCACATTCCACTGACACTGGTGCTTGTGGGGATTATTCTAAGAGGGTGTTCATTCATCTTTCGTGCATACGACCTTCCGAACAGCCAAACTCAAAAGACTTGGGGCTTTATCTTTGGAATTGCCAGCCTATTGACACCTTTCATGCTGGGAATCTGCTTAGCCACCATTGCATCTGGCCAAATACCGACTCTGCCCTCACCCACCTTCATTGACGGTTCCTGGGGAACTTCAAGGCAGATCATTGATCAAGATTTTTATTTTTATTTTATCGGGCCATGGCTTCAGAAATTTCCGGTGATCATCGGATTTTTAACTCTCAGCCTATGCGGCCTGCTATCCTCACTTTATCTTGTTCTGCGCGCCAATTCCGAAAAGCTCAAAAATGATTTTCGGAAATTTGGAATTCTCTTTGAAGTCTTGACAGCGGTCTCGCTTTTAATAGCTATTTTTACATCTCGAACGGATGCCCCGAGGCTCCACGAGGCTCTTCTTTATGAAGATTGGTCTCTTGCTTTACAGGCCCTGACATTTCTAAGCGCAATTGTCTTGTTTTCGGCTTTGCGCAAGGGCTATGACCGAGTTGCGCAATTAGCTGGCATCAGTCAAGTCCTTCTTGTTCTTTTAGGGTGGGCGCTCGGGCAATTTCCCTATCTGATCGTAGATACTCATACCATCTTAGATAGCGCCGCTTCACGTGCGATTCTAAACCCAGTTTTAATTGCTTTAGGTGTTGGAGCCTGTGCCTTGATTCCTTCTTTCATCTGGCTCTATCGCCTGTTTTCACCCACCAAGCCGGTTTGA
- a CDS encoding DUF423 domain-containing protein, with product MESRWIKIFQIAAAFLGFTAVLLGAVGAHILSESPSLKSFETATRFQLMHAIFLIVVSSRSRATSSLISIGCVFFCGSIYLKTMTGMEFWSNFTPIGGLLLMAAWMSVGFLTTRVHPCEWARPSPNEVSSEYHRL from the coding sequence ATGGAATCACGCTGGATCAAAATTTTTCAAATCGCAGCCGCTTTTCTAGGTTTTACAGCCGTGCTACTGGGAGCTGTCGGCGCTCACATTTTATCGGAGTCTCCGAGCCTTAAAAGCTTTGAAACCGCAACTCGATTTCAGCTTATGCATGCCATATTTCTGATCGTAGTTTCTTCGCGATCGCGTGCCACAAGCTCTCTTATCAGCATCGGCTGCGTATTTTTTTGCGGATCAATTTACTTGAAAACGATGACAGGAATGGAGTTTTGGTCAAATTTCACACCCATCGGCGGACTATTGCTGATGGCTGCTTGGATGAGCGTTGGCTTCCTAACAACTCGAGTGCATCCATGCGAGTGGGCGCGTCCGTCGCCAAATGAAGTCTCTTCCGAATATCATCGTTTATGA
- a CDS encoding nucleotidyl transferase AbiEii/AbiGii toxin family protein, with product MHINQLRVLLGLERIVARLEHHSILRKHVIFKGGFVLFKTISHPRFTRDIDASALSLSKSSLINCVTEALRTDLKDDLWYGDITIKELVTHHELGGYRFDCAFQIGSIPLTRQIHKLSRLHLDIGLGDRIPKIPKTQKMIPLIQTNSEISWRVYPPESILAEKLETLCRRSESNSRAKDVFDLLKLLSICKNSKRLETSIQTTFQNRNTPIPPSFFQHISVLNPWVLKHAWNSVSLAGKRDSFEQAWSTLLRHLEELDALLYD from the coding sequence ATGCACATTAATCAACTTCGGGTCCTTCTAGGCTTAGAACGTATCGTGGCACGCCTTGAGCATCACTCTATTTTAAGAAAGCATGTCATTTTCAAAGGTGGATTTGTTTTATTTAAAACAATTTCTCACCCACGATTTACGCGCGATATAGATGCTTCTGCCCTCTCGTTATCCAAATCGAGTCTAATAAACTGCGTAACAGAAGCCCTGAGAACCGATCTCAAGGATGATCTCTGGTATGGCGATATCACCATAAAAGAACTTGTTACTCACCATGAACTGGGTGGATATCGGTTTGATTGTGCTTTTCAGATCGGAAGTATTCCGCTGACAAGACAAATTCACAAACTTTCACGTCTACATTTGGATATTGGCTTGGGAGATCGCATTCCTAAAATTCCGAAAACTCAAAAAATGATTCCACTCATCCAAACAAATTCCGAAATTTCATGGCGAGTCTACCCGCCTGAAAGCATCTTGGCTGAGAAACTGGAAACTCTTTGCCGGCGATCAGAAAGTAATTCCAGAGCAAAGGATGTCTTTGATTTGCTTAAACTGCTCTCCATCTGCAAAAATTCTAAAAGATTAGAGACCTCAATACAAACCACTTTTCAAAATAGAAACACTCCCATCCCACCCTCGTTTTTTCAGCATATTTCTGTTTTGAATCCGTGGGTACTGAAGCATGCCTGGAACTCAGTTAGTCTTGCTGGCAAGAGAGATTCATTTGAACAAGCGTGGTCAACACTTTTGAGACACTTGGAAGAGCTGGATGCCCTATTGTACGACTAG
- a CDS encoding TfoX/Sxy family protein, whose product MAQELDSFSDYIIHDQLQALQIRGRRMFGGVGLYRGMTFFGLIWQGTLFFKTDDLSRNPYLKANMKPFQPNPKQILKSYYQVPNEIVENREQLMLWAKEAIRIGQAASKP is encoded by the coding sequence ATGGCACAAGAACTGGATTCATTCAGCGACTACATCATTCATGACCAGCTACAGGCTCTGCAAATCCGGGGCCGCAGAATGTTTGGTGGAGTCGGGCTTTATCGAGGCATGACATTTTTTGGGCTTATCTGGCAAGGAACCCTTTTCTTTAAGACAGACGATCTTAGCCGCAATCCATATCTGAAAGCCAATATGAAGCCATTTCAACCCAACCCCAAACAAATTTTAAAATCTTACTACCAAGTACCCAATGAAATTGTTGAGAATCGTGAACAGTTGATGCTTTGGGCTAAAGAAGCCATTCGAATTGGACAAGCTGCCTCTAAACCTTAA
- the thiE gene encoding thiamine phosphate synthase, with translation MKLQLVLEPHADLPALIREAVRGGVTLVQWRDKYYNDRDFYEQGLIVRQVCRELQVPMVVNDRVDIALAIGADGVHIGQSDLPYEVARRILPAHMIIGLTAETLKDVEQAEPLEVAYLALSPVFETHTKEDTKAPFGLEGVRKARSISRHRLIAVGGVNRGNIHEVLNAGADGVAVVSAICRSSSPCEAAKALVV, from the coding sequence ATGAAATTACAATTGGTTTTAGAGCCTCATGCAGATTTACCTGCCCTGATTAGGGAAGCGGTCCGCGGGGGGGTTACCTTGGTTCAGTGGCGAGACAAGTACTACAACGATCGCGATTTTTACGAACAAGGTCTTATTGTCAGGCAAGTATGCCGGGAATTGCAGGTTCCGATGGTCGTGAATGATCGCGTTGATATTGCTTTGGCCATCGGTGCGGATGGAGTTCATATCGGGCAGTCTGATTTGCCTTACGAAGTGGCTCGCCGGATTTTGCCGGCTCATATGATCATCGGTTTGACAGCCGAAACGCTGAAAGATGTCGAGCAAGCGGAACCGCTTGAGGTTGCCTATCTGGCCTTAAGCCCTGTTTTCGAAACACATACCAAAGAGGACACAAAGGCACCTTTTGGCTTGGAAGGCGTTCGGAAAGCCCGTTCCATCAGTCGGCATCGATTGATCGCAGTGGGTGGAGTGAACCGCGGCAATATTCATGAAGTTTTGAATGCTGGAGCGGATGGAGTAGCCGTTGTAAGCGCAATCTGTCGTTCTTCATCTCCCTGCGAGGCTGCCAAGGCCCTTGTGGTATGA
- the xseB gene encoding exodeoxyribonuclease VII small subunit, whose product MDFEQVLKNLESLVSQLEKGDLALEKSLEVYEKGVQTVKEAEKRLQDMQGKIEQLMADGSKKELQEHS is encoded by the coding sequence ATGGACTTTGAACAAGTATTGAAAAATTTAGAGAGCTTGGTGAGTCAGCTGGAAAAAGGCGACTTAGCCCTGGAAAAGAGTTTAGAAGTCTACGAAAAAGGTGTTCAGACGGTGAAAGAAGCCGAGAAACGTTTGCAAGACATGCAAGGCAAGATCGAGCAACTCATGGCCGATGGTTCGAAAAAAGAGTTGCAAGAGCATTCATAA
- the xseA gene encoding exodeoxyribonuclease VII large subunit, whose product MDSSLTVSQLVARIRQDLETGYRQVTVVGEISSFKPWRSGHWYFDLKDEQATLPSVMFKGSCDRVKFEVQDGLQVLLTGRVSVYLPQSKIQLIVESMEPVGSGALALAFEQLKQKLEREGFFDSASKKPIPFFPKVLGIVTSPQGAALQDMLRILKHRMPGQSVLLSPARVQGQGAAEELAIALKRLESQNCDLIIIGRGGGSLEDLWAFNEEVLARAIYACKTPIISAVGHETDFTIADFVADLRCATPTHAAQTAVPDKAELRQALKRFEARLHKQVQATLNRMHLLLERLSKRFVSPKVRLLTTVQRLDALAQKLEKVLSKRLQSTRERMVSSVTKLEALSPLKVLARGYGAVFFEGHVVSKLEQVHLGSSVDVRLSNGILGVEVKSKDGL is encoded by the coding sequence ATGGACTCAAGTTTAACGGTCAGCCAATTGGTTGCCAGGATTCGGCAGGATCTTGAAACAGGTTATCGGCAGGTGACTGTTGTGGGAGAAATTTCTTCCTTTAAGCCCTGGCGCTCAGGCCACTGGTATTTTGACTTGAAGGATGAACAAGCAACCTTGCCCTCGGTGATGTTTAAAGGGTCCTGCGATCGAGTCAAATTCGAAGTGCAAGATGGTTTGCAGGTTTTGCTGACGGGCCGGGTGTCGGTTTATCTTCCTCAAAGTAAGATACAGCTGATTGTTGAAAGCATGGAACCGGTCGGTTCCGGCGCGCTTGCGCTTGCTTTTGAGCAACTGAAGCAAAAGTTAGAAAGAGAGGGTTTTTTTGATTCGGCCTCAAAGAAACCGATTCCATTTTTCCCAAAAGTATTGGGTATTGTGACCTCGCCACAGGGAGCTGCTTTACAGGACATGCTTCGAATTCTGAAGCATCGCATGCCCGGTCAATCGGTGCTGTTGTCTCCCGCTCGTGTGCAAGGCCAAGGGGCTGCGGAAGAGCTGGCCATAGCTCTTAAACGATTGGAAAGCCAGAACTGCGATCTGATTATTATCGGTCGAGGCGGGGGTTCTTTGGAAGATTTATGGGCTTTTAACGAAGAAGTTCTCGCGCGCGCCATTTATGCGTGCAAAACACCCATTATTAGCGCGGTCGGTCACGAAACAGATTTCACCATTGCTGATTTTGTAGCAGATTTGCGGTGCGCAACTCCAACGCATGCTGCGCAAACAGCTGTCCCAGACAAGGCTGAGCTTCGGCAGGCTTTGAAGCGTTTTGAGGCGCGCCTGCACAAGCAGGTTCAGGCAACCCTCAACCGAATGCATTTGCTTTTAGAGCGTCTTTCTAAACGTTTTGTTTCTCCGAAGGTTCGGCTTTTGACTACGGTGCAACGTTTGGATGCCCTGGCTCAGAAATTAGAAAAAGTTTTATCCAAGCGTTTGCAGAGCACACGCGAAAGAATGGTTTCCAGCGTGACCAAATTAGAGGCTCTTTCGCCGTTGAAAGTCTTAGCCAGGGGCTATGGGGCTGTATTTTTTGAAGGTCACGTGGTGAGCAAGTTGGAACAGGTTCATTTAGGGAGCTCGGTCGATGTGCGACTGTCGAATGGAATTTTAGGAGTTGAGGTGAAAAGCAAAGATGGACTTTGA
- a CDS encoding 30S ribosomal protein S20 has translation MANHVSAAKRHIQSEKRRSRNRAAKSALHTQIKKTQGDMGPEAIRLGQQALAVAARKGVIHKKAASRRISRLMKAAQNRA, from the coding sequence ATGGCCAATCACGTTTCTGCAGCCAAACGACATATTCAATCCGAAAAGCGACGTTCGCGTAATCGTGCTGCTAAAAGCGCTTTACATACCCAAATCAAAAAAACACAGGGTGATATGGGCCCAGAGGCCATCCGGCTTGGCCAACAAGCACTAGCGGTCGCCGCCCGCAAAGGCGTGATCCACAAGAAAGCAGCTTCTAGACGCATCTCTCGTTTGATGAAAGCGGCTCAAAATCGCGCGTAA
- a CDS encoding class I SAM-dependent methyltransferase: protein MLDYELVDFGRGRKLERFGSVILERPEALAQQEASSLNWRPHSLCRDLVGNRYDWQPRLEPWLIRYESLEFELRQSQSKNIGIFPEQEQNWKWLSKRVRSGFKVLNLFAYTGVASLVCAKAGACVTHVDASKSTVAWASANAQRNQMKGIRWIVDDAQKFAEREFKRGNRYDGIILDPPPFGLAQNKQFVFQKEILNLLVSCKVLLRSNESFFLLNSYAQNMSPQNLKLLIGKVFYEKKAEVGELKLGPLSISTYARF, encoded by the coding sequence ATGTTAGACTATGAATTGGTGGACTTTGGAAGAGGGCGTAAACTTGAGCGTTTTGGGAGTGTTATTCTGGAGCGCCCGGAAGCTTTGGCTCAACAGGAAGCATCGAGTTTGAACTGGAGGCCGCATAGCCTATGCCGAGATCTTGTGGGAAATCGGTACGATTGGCAACCCAGACTTGAGCCTTGGCTGATTCGCTACGAGTCTTTGGAGTTTGAACTTCGGCAATCACAATCTAAAAACATTGGAATTTTTCCAGAACAAGAACAAAACTGGAAGTGGCTTAGCAAAAGAGTTCGCTCCGGCTTTAAAGTACTCAATCTTTTTGCTTACACGGGTGTTGCTAGTTTGGTGTGCGCGAAAGCAGGCGCTTGCGTGACACACGTCGATGCATCCAAATCAACGGTTGCCTGGGCTTCAGCGAATGCTCAAAGAAATCAAATGAAAGGCATACGATGGATTGTGGACGATGCTCAAAAATTTGCGGAACGGGAGTTCAAGAGAGGCAATCGTTACGATGGAATTATTTTGGATCCGCCGCCTTTTGGACTGGCTCAAAACAAACAATTTGTGTTTCAAAAAGAGATTTTAAATTTATTGGTGAGCTGTAAGGTGCTTTTACGAAGCAACGAATCGTTCTTTCTGTTGAACAGCTATGCCCAAAACATGAGCCCTCAGAATTTGAAATTGCTCATTGGAAAGGTATTTTATGAAAAAAAAGCAGAAGTGGGAGAGCTTAAACTCGGCCCACTGTCGATCAGTACTTACGCGCGATTTTGA
- a CDS encoding cytochrome ubiquinol oxidase subunit I has protein sequence MGLSLGFHIIFAICGIGMPLLMCIAEWVYLRTNNLLYLTLAKRWSQGTAIMFAVGAVSGTVLSFELGLLWPTFMKFAGPVIGMPFSLEGFAFFLEAIFLGIYLYGWEKISTRAHWLTGVMVLISGTSSAILVVAANGWMNTPTGITIQNGVVTHFDPFEAMNNPAWLPQSLHMVLAAYASMGFFAAGIHAIGLLKKPENLFHQTGLRVAFWVGAVTIPLQLASGHLSAMHVAQYQPMKLAAMEGQWKTEAGAPLRIFGWPNEKEQRTEFAIEIPKMLSFLAYENPDAVVRGIADFPVDERPPIWPIHVSFQVMIFAGMAMLATALLGVFLHGKKKSFESTPWFLKLLALCSPMGFIAVEAGWMVTEIGRQPWIIWHTMRTSEALTPMPYLQIPFLFFTGLYGILSFIVVYLLRKRVFHVDA, from the coding sequence ATGGGCTTATCCTTGGGATTCCACATTATCTTTGCCATTTGCGGCATCGGAATGCCTCTACTCATGTGCATTGCGGAGTGGGTCTACCTCAGGACCAACAACCTACTTTACTTGACTTTGGCCAAACGCTGGTCACAAGGTACGGCAATTATGTTTGCGGTGGGAGCCGTATCCGGAACTGTTCTATCCTTTGAACTTGGCTTACTTTGGCCAACCTTCATGAAGTTCGCCGGTCCTGTCATTGGAATGCCTTTTTCTCTAGAAGGCTTTGCATTTTTCTTGGAAGCCATCTTTCTCGGAATCTATCTCTACGGATGGGAAAAAATCTCAACGAGAGCGCATTGGTTAACAGGAGTGATGGTCCTGATCAGCGGCACGAGTTCTGCGATTTTAGTGGTTGCAGCAAACGGTTGGATGAACACCCCAACGGGCATCACGATTCAAAATGGAGTCGTTACGCACTTTGATCCCTTCGAAGCGATGAATAACCCAGCCTGGCTGCCTCAGTCGTTGCATATGGTTCTAGCAGCTTATGCTTCGATGGGATTTTTTGCGGCAGGGATTCACGCCATCGGACTCCTGAAGAAACCCGAGAATCTGTTTCACCAGACAGGGCTTCGGGTCGCCTTCTGGGTCGGCGCAGTGACGATTCCCTTGCAACTTGCAAGCGGCCATTTAAGCGCCATGCATGTGGCTCAATACCAGCCCATGAAACTTGCGGCCATGGAAGGGCAATGGAAAACAGAAGCAGGAGCCCCTCTGCGAATCTTCGGCTGGCCCAATGAGAAAGAGCAAAGAACCGAGTTCGCGATCGAGATACCGAAAATGCTGAGCTTTCTAGCCTATGAAAACCCGGATGCAGTCGTCCGAGGCATCGCAGACTTCCCCGTCGATGAGCGCCCTCCCATTTGGCCCATTCATGTAAGCTTTCAAGTCATGATCTTCGCAGGTATGGCCATGCTGGCAACAGCCTTGCTCGGAGTATTTTTGCACGGAAAGAAAAAATCTTTTGAATCGACTCCTTGGTTTTTAAAGTTACTGGCTTTGTGCTCTCCCATGGGTTTCATCGCGGTGGAAGCAGGCTGGATGGTGACAGAAATCGGTCGACAACCTTGGATTATCTGGCATACGATGAGAACCAGTGAAGCTTTAACGCCAATGCCATATCTTCAAATTCCATTTTTATTTTTTACAGGTCTGTATGGCATTTTGTCATTCATTGTTGTCTACTTGCTTCGAAAGAGGGTGTTTCATGTGGACGCCTGA